A region of Myxococcus stipitatus DSM 14675 DNA encodes the following proteins:
- a CDS encoding transcriptional regulator, whose product MRRVLIVSPHAPSRELLRRVLAASDAGLLFSATGDTDDALSALAEAPPTLVVVDLRRQDEDHPLFVGLLRKRYPEQPLITLLPGRLRIFDGEHERVIDAPGDSAEALHQLLDALKTAVREVVAQDLLRVLRPPIGRA is encoded by the coding sequence ATGCGCCGGGTCCTCATCGTCAGTCCTCATGCCCCGTCCCGCGAGCTGCTGCGGCGAGTCCTCGCCGCCAGCGACGCGGGCCTGCTCTTCTCCGCCACGGGCGACACCGACGACGCCTTGTCCGCGCTCGCCGAAGCCCCACCGACCCTGGTCGTCGTGGACCTGCGCCGGCAGGACGAGGACCACCCGCTCTTCGTGGGGCTGCTGCGCAAGCGCTATCCCGAGCAACCCCTCATCACGCTGCTGCCCGGCCGGCTGCGCATCTTCGACGGTGAGCACGAGCGGGTCATCGACGCTCCCGGAGACTCCGCCGAGGCCCTCCACCAGCTCCTCGACGCCTTGAAGACGGCGGTGAGGGAGGTGGTCGCCCAGGACCTGCTGCGCGTGTTGCGCCCGCCTATCGGCCGCGCCTGA
- a CDS encoding DMT family transporter: MRLISLVPLLCGLAVVAQGGFNRRFASQWGLLSAVVVNMVVATVVTVAVYMVARAVPGFWPEAAPTESRFSGFTPWHLLPGLCGVVIVLGMPLSISRIGAVQSVLLLMAAQLVTSLIWDAMVEGRPATLARVVGSVLAFTGAAIAVWKG; encoded by the coding sequence ATGCGTCTCATCTCGCTCGTTCCCCTGTTGTGTGGGCTGGCGGTTGTCGCCCAGGGTGGTTTCAACCGGCGGTTCGCGAGTCAGTGGGGCCTGCTCAGCGCGGTGGTGGTGAACATGGTGGTGGCGACGGTGGTCACCGTGGCCGTGTACATGGTCGCCCGCGCCGTGCCCGGGTTCTGGCCCGAGGCCGCGCCCACGGAGAGCCGCTTCTCCGGCTTCACTCCCTGGCACCTGCTGCCGGGCCTGTGCGGCGTCGTCATCGTGCTGGGCATGCCCTTGTCCATCAGCCGGATAGGCGCGGTGCAGTCCGTCCTCCTGCTCATGGCCGCGCAGCTCGTCACCAGCCTCATCTGGGATGCCATGGTGGAAGGCCGCCCCGCGACGCTCGCCCGGGTGGTCGGCTCCGTGCTGGCCTTCACCGGCGCGGCCATCGCCGTCTGGAAGGGCTAG
- a CDS encoding DEAD/DEAH box helicase family protein: protein MDVPLELHFDCGTLVAPWLPDDARLRGLFQKDARTGVYRAPAWHYREAVLRLRELGVAYVDQARRFEPLEAALTVPIHPFPHQRAALEAWTQAGGRGLVELPTGAGKTLLAVLAIAHVKRPTLVVVPTLDLMAQWQGVLARHFSVPVGMLGGGVNDRQPLTVTTYDSAAMQTEFHGNRFGLLVCDECHHLPAPSYRFIAEGSLAPYRLGLTATLERTDGGERVCEELLGPRVHRTDIRELQGEYLAPYEVKRVEVALTPEEKARYDEARALYLGFVRKLGVRLSAPDGWARFLAQSQRSDEGRAAYRGYREQRRIALTSSGKQEVLWRILLEHREDRVLVFTDDNETVYTLARRWMLPALTHHTPVPERKALLAAFASGELPVLLTSRVLNEGVDVPEARVGVVLSGSGSVREHVQRLGRILRKRPGKRALLYEVCSAQTAESGISERRRQHGAYQEEG, encoded by the coding sequence ATGGATGTCCCTCTCGAGCTCCACTTCGACTGCGGCACCCTGGTGGCTCCCTGGCTGCCGGATGACGCTCGGCTGCGGGGGCTCTTCCAGAAGGACGCACGCACGGGGGTGTACCGCGCTCCGGCGTGGCACTACCGGGAGGCCGTGCTGCGGCTGCGGGAGCTGGGCGTGGCGTATGTGGACCAGGCCCGGCGCTTCGAGCCCCTGGAGGCCGCGCTGACGGTGCCCATCCATCCCTTCCCCCACCAGCGCGCGGCGCTGGAGGCGTGGACGCAGGCGGGAGGACGGGGGCTGGTGGAGCTGCCGACGGGTGCGGGCAAGACGCTGCTGGCGGTGCTCGCCATCGCGCACGTGAAGCGGCCCACCCTCGTCGTGGTGCCCACGCTGGACCTGATGGCGCAGTGGCAGGGCGTGCTCGCGCGGCACTTCTCAGTGCCGGTGGGGATGCTCGGGGGCGGGGTCAATGACAGACAACCGCTGACCGTGACGACGTATGACTCCGCGGCGATGCAGACCGAGTTCCACGGCAACCGCTTTGGATTGCTGGTCTGTGACGAGTGCCATCACCTGCCCGCGCCCAGCTATCGGTTCATCGCGGAGGGCTCGCTGGCGCCGTACCGGCTGGGATTGACGGCGACGCTGGAGCGCACGGACGGCGGGGAGCGGGTGTGTGAGGAGTTGCTGGGGCCTCGCGTGCATCGCACCGACATCCGCGAGCTCCAGGGAGAGTACCTGGCGCCCTACGAGGTGAAGCGGGTGGAGGTGGCGCTGACGCCGGAGGAGAAGGCTCGCTACGACGAGGCGCGGGCGCTGTATCTGGGGTTCGTGCGCAAGCTGGGCGTGCGGCTGTCGGCGCCGGATGGGTGGGCGCGGTTCCTGGCGCAGAGCCAGCGCAGCGACGAGGGGCGGGCCGCGTACCGAGGGTATCGCGAGCAGCGCCGCATCGCGCTCACCTCCAGCGGCAAGCAGGAGGTGCTGTGGCGCATCCTGCTGGAGCACCGCGAGGACCGGGTGCTGGTCTTCACCGACGACAACGAGACGGTGTACACGCTGGCGCGCCGGTGGATGTTGCCCGCGCTCACGCACCACACGCCCGTGCCGGAGCGGAAGGCGCTGCTGGCGGCGTTCGCGTCGGGGGAGCTGCCGGTGCTGCTCACCTCGCGCGTGCTGAATGAAGGCGTGGACGTGCCGGAGGCGAGAGTGGGCGTGGTGCTCAGCGGCAGCGGCAGCGTGCGCGAGCACGTGCAGCGCCTGGGACGCATCCTGCGCAAGCGGCCCGGAAAGCGCGCGCTGCTGTACGAGGTGTGCTCGGCGCAGACGGCGGAGAGCGGCATCAGCGAGCGGCGGCGACAACACGGCGCCTACCAGGAGGAAGGCTGA
- a CDS encoding DUF790 family protein, whose product MLTRELLAFRVTKGVLRPAFVKRDDPALLTLAAELLATVESSRDATSDDVEETLGLSAGAFSRPKVARGLVKLLVDRLAFEEPAPGVSEARWERLKTAAQVLRTLTPDTSVQDYEARLETTLGTPLPAAREALYADLPGNRRLLGWDGDALTAQELVDRYNLALAQGPLLSARRLTLRARAPELLRVRKALRWLKFCRLVADVRRDGPDWELEVEGPGAMLAMQKKYGLQLASFLSVVPVLERWELKATVEPSRRPATLMLSDKDPLFSPLPAALGHIPEEVAQLSAGFEDEDWELDLTPLPRHVGALGLCVPDLTFRHRTSGQEVALELFHAWHAGALNRRLTELRTRPDDGLLLGVDRALLAKEGAEREALEAHPQVVLFHGFPSAKKLRDRLAKRAAPKAQGKARS is encoded by the coding sequence GTGCTGACCCGCGAGCTCCTGGCCTTCCGGGTGACGAAGGGCGTGCTGCGCCCCGCCTTCGTGAAGCGCGATGACCCGGCCCTCCTCACGCTCGCCGCCGAGCTCCTCGCCACCGTGGAGTCCTCTCGCGACGCGACGAGCGACGACGTGGAGGAGACGCTGGGCCTGTCCGCGGGCGCCTTCTCCCGTCCGAAGGTCGCGCGCGGGCTGGTGAAGCTGCTGGTGGACCGGCTCGCCTTCGAGGAGCCCGCGCCCGGCGTCTCCGAGGCACGCTGGGAGCGCCTGAAGACCGCCGCCCAGGTCCTGCGCACGCTGACCCCGGACACCTCCGTGCAGGACTACGAGGCCCGCCTGGAGACCACCCTGGGCACCCCGCTCCCCGCCGCGCGCGAGGCCCTCTACGCGGACCTGCCCGGCAACCGCAGACTCCTCGGCTGGGACGGCGACGCGCTCACCGCCCAGGAGCTGGTGGACCGCTACAACCTCGCGCTGGCGCAAGGGCCCTTGCTGTCCGCGCGCCGCCTGACGCTCAGGGCCCGCGCCCCCGAGCTGCTGCGCGTGCGCAAGGCCCTGCGCTGGCTGAAGTTCTGCCGGCTCGTCGCCGACGTGCGCCGGGATGGACCCGACTGGGAGCTGGAGGTCGAAGGCCCCGGCGCCATGCTCGCGATGCAGAAGAAGTACGGCCTGCAGCTCGCCTCGTTCCTGTCCGTCGTCCCGGTGCTCGAGCGCTGGGAGCTCAAGGCCACCGTGGAGCCCTCGCGCCGCCCGGCCACGCTGATGCTGAGCGACAAGGACCCGCTCTTCTCTCCCCTACCCGCCGCGTTGGGACACATCCCGGAGGAGGTCGCCCAGCTGTCCGCGGGCTTCGAGGATGAGGACTGGGAGCTGGACCTGACACCCCTGCCCCGCCACGTGGGGGCCCTGGGCCTGTGCGTCCCCGACCTGACCTTCCGCCACCGCACCTCCGGCCAGGAAGTCGCCCTGGAGCTCTTCCACGCGTGGCACGCGGGGGCGCTGAACCGCAGGCTGACGGAGCTGCGCACCCGCCCCGATGACGGCCTGCTGCTGGGCGTCGACCGGGCGCTCCTGGCGAAGGAAGGCGCGGAGCGCGAGGCCCTGGAAGCGCACCCGCAGGTCGTGCTCTTCCACGGGTTCCCCTCCGCGAAGAAGCTCCGCGACCGGCTGGCGAAGCGGGCCGCCCCGAAAGCCCAGGGCAAGGCCCGAAGCTAG
- a CDS encoding helix-turn-helix transcriptional regulator → MEKTLASRLGGAARLARTRLNLTQADVAERIGIASEVYGRLERGHMLPSIQTFRRLCVVLSISADEALGLKPSQEVKWAAEPPSEYGESGELRRLLRRAKQLDRSAIRLLSVLAAQFRPKGS, encoded by the coding sequence ATGGAAAAGACCCTCGCCTCTCGACTCGGAGGAGCTGCGCGCCTCGCCCGGACCCGCCTGAATCTGACGCAGGCCGACGTCGCGGAGCGCATCGGTATCGCGAGCGAAGTCTACGGGCGCCTGGAGCGCGGCCACATGCTGCCGAGCATCCAGACCTTCCGCCGGCTGTGCGTGGTGCTTTCCATCTCCGCCGACGAGGCCCTGGGCCTCAAGCCCTCCCAGGAGGTCAAGTGGGCCGCGGAGCCTCCCAGCGAGTATGGCGAGTCGGGTGAGCTGCGCCGGCTCCTGCGCCGCGCGAAGCAACTGGACCGCAGCGCCATCCGCCTCTTGAGCGTGCTGGCCGCGCAGTTCAGGCCCAAGGGGAGCTGA
- a CDS encoding histidine kinase, with the protein MIAKPSLTFLFVDEDPRALAALRRLSRDLPGGKRFAQGMTEALALVRQEAPRVVVSGDLLPDGAGLELLEQVRAHHPCTACALHAVSPPTRPCLRGITWVDRAASPSQVHAQLRALGSGSC; encoded by the coding sequence ATGATTGCGAAGCCCTCGCTCACCTTCCTGTTCGTGGACGAAGACCCGCGCGCGCTCGCGGCCTTGCGACGCCTGTCGAGAGACTTGCCAGGTGGGAAGCGCTTCGCCCAGGGCATGACGGAGGCCCTGGCGCTCGTGCGGCAGGAGGCGCCTCGTGTGGTGGTGAGCGGGGACCTGCTCCCGGATGGAGCGGGCCTGGAGTTGCTGGAGCAGGTGCGCGCCCACCACCCCTGCACCGCCTGCGCGCTGCACGCGGTGAGTCCTCCCACCCGGCCCTGCCTCCGAGGCATCACCTGGGTGGACCGCGCCGCCTCCCCCTCCCAGGTGCACGCCCAGCTTCGCGCTTTGGGCTCGGGCTCCTGCTGA
- a CDS encoding metallophosphoesterase family protein, translating into MKLYAISDLHLRHADNRQALQTLPFFPDDWLIVAGDVGETLSEMDFMLRTLTARFRQVIWVPGNHELWTLPSEQPSLKGDARYQRLVSLCRSHGALTPEDPYVRWPGEGPHRVIVPMFLGYDYSFRPDHVPAEKALDWAMEENLLCTDEVLLHPEPYATRTEWCIARVEATRARLESLPAGCTTILINHYPLRHEHVWLPRIPRFSIWCGTKRTEDWHARYRAEVVVTGHLHIPFTQWRDGVRFEEVSLGYPQQWKHRGGIERCLREILPGAPRQSP; encoded by the coding sequence ATGAAGCTCTACGCCATCAGCGACTTGCACCTGCGTCACGCCGACAACCGTCAGGCCCTGCAGACCCTCCCCTTCTTCCCCGACGACTGGCTCATCGTCGCGGGCGACGTGGGCGAGACCCTGTCCGAGATGGACTTCATGCTGCGCACGCTGACGGCGCGCTTCCGGCAGGTCATCTGGGTTCCGGGCAACCACGAGCTGTGGACGCTCCCCTCCGAGCAGCCCTCACTGAAGGGCGACGCGCGCTACCAGCGGCTGGTCTCCCTGTGCCGCAGCCACGGCGCGCTCACCCCGGAGGACCCGTACGTGCGCTGGCCCGGCGAGGGCCCCCACCGCGTCATCGTCCCCATGTTCCTGGGCTACGACTACTCGTTCCGCCCGGACCACGTCCCCGCGGAGAAGGCGCTGGACTGGGCCATGGAGGAGAACCTGCTCTGCACCGACGAGGTGCTCCTGCATCCGGAGCCCTACGCCACGCGCACCGAGTGGTGCATCGCGCGCGTCGAGGCGACGCGGGCCCGGCTCGAGTCACTCCCCGCCGGCTGCACCACCATCCTCATCAACCACTATCCGCTGCGCCACGAGCACGTGTGGCTGCCGCGCATCCCCCGCTTCTCCATCTGGTGCGGCACCAAGCGCACCGAGGACTGGCACGCGCGCTACCGGGCGGAGGTCGTCGTCACCGGCCACCTGCACATCCCCTTCACGCAGTGGCGAGACGGCGTGCGCTTCGAGGAGGTGTCGCTGGGCTACCCCCAGCAGTGGAAGCACCGGGGCGGAATCGAGCGGTGCCTCCGCGAAATCCTCCCGGGCGCGCCGCGGCAGTCGCCGTGA
- a CDS encoding M4 family metallopeptidase has product MVNQRVRGALGVAALSFLVGCNESTPAPEANKPQEAAKKTAALGNGINIVDTEKGTDIPTFISGNLGELALAPAGAASMQQSDLAPALTAVAPLFHLKSGDLFLKKAYTDRQGDSHFRFGVRINDVDVYGGELRIHTRNGQIIAANTNTRSDLKAEAKPSVDASVAKSAVASDRESHDGLRVEEATELVYWRDGDQLILAHKVTQTGEKKDGTPVRDFVLVNAKNGDVMVRLPQIHEAINRRMHNGNNTTTLPGTLVRTEGQPEHADPVVNTNYDHLGTVYDCYNELFGRDSIDNLGGALISTVHHRVNYVNAFWNGTQMVYGDGDGVTASNLANSLDVTAHELTHAVTDYESELIYSGESGGMNESMSDIFGAVCEWFGDGKVVSTRTWLVGDDVWTPSIPNDALRYMANPTQDGDSIDYFPDYSSGIDVHYSSGIPNLAFYLLSQGGTHPRGKTTTVVAGIGIEKAAHIWYKANADILQANSGFEASKIATEQAATQLGYDAATIASVTNAWKAVGVGVPIIIESTEVVKNVPVTDIAGGRGERKYFHIEVPEGAYDLNFSISGGTGDADLHVRFGNPPTTTTYDCRPYRSGNVESCVFPTPSQGKWYAMLNGFSPYTGVTLTVTWKGGFIPVESGVAVKNLSGAAGSSTVFTLQVPERKPGTGTNSLFVQTGEGEGNPDVYVKLGSAPTKSDYDCRSVKEHMSEVCNLHNVPAGKYYIEVFGAKGGYEGIAFIASHK; this is encoded by the coding sequence ATGGTGAATCAGCGAGTGCGCGGTGCACTTGGTGTAGCGGCGCTGTCTTTCCTGGTTGGTTGCAACGAGTCCACCCCTGCTCCCGAGGCCAACAAGCCCCAGGAGGCCGCGAAGAAGACCGCGGCCCTTGGCAACGGGATCAACATCGTCGACACGGAAAAAGGCACGGACATCCCCACGTTCATCTCGGGGAATCTGGGCGAGCTGGCGCTGGCCCCCGCGGGTGCCGCCTCCATGCAGCAGTCGGACCTGGCCCCCGCACTGACGGCCGTGGCCCCCCTGTTCCACCTGAAGTCGGGTGACCTGTTCCTGAAGAAGGCCTACACGGACCGTCAGGGCGACAGCCACTTCCGCTTTGGTGTGCGCATCAACGACGTGGATGTGTACGGCGGCGAGCTGCGCATCCACACCCGCAATGGGCAGATCATCGCGGCGAACACCAACACCCGCAGCGACCTGAAGGCGGAGGCCAAGCCTTCCGTGGACGCGTCCGTGGCGAAGTCCGCCGTGGCGTCGGACCGCGAGTCGCATGACGGTCTGCGCGTCGAGGAGGCCACGGAGCTGGTGTACTGGCGCGATGGCGACCAGCTCATCCTGGCCCACAAGGTCACCCAGACGGGCGAGAAGAAGGATGGCACGCCGGTTCGTGACTTCGTGCTCGTGAACGCGAAGAACGGCGACGTCATGGTGCGCCTGCCGCAGATCCACGAGGCCATCAACCGCCGGATGCACAACGGCAACAACACCACGACGCTGCCTGGCACCCTGGTCCGCACCGAGGGTCAGCCGGAGCACGCCGACCCGGTCGTCAACACCAACTACGACCACCTGGGCACGGTGTACGACTGCTACAACGAGCTGTTCGGTCGTGACTCCATCGACAACCTCGGTGGCGCGCTCATCAGCACCGTCCACCACCGCGTCAACTACGTGAACGCCTTCTGGAACGGCACCCAGATGGTGTACGGCGATGGCGACGGCGTGACGGCCAGCAACCTGGCCAACTCGCTGGACGTGACGGCGCACGAGCTGACCCACGCCGTGACGGACTACGAGTCGGAGCTCATCTACTCCGGTGAGTCCGGCGGCATGAACGAGTCCATGTCGGACATCTTCGGCGCGGTCTGCGAGTGGTTCGGCGACGGCAAGGTCGTCAGCACCCGCACGTGGCTGGTCGGTGACGACGTGTGGACGCCGTCCATCCCGAACGACGCCCTGCGCTACATGGCGAACCCCACGCAGGACGGGGACTCCATCGACTACTTCCCGGACTACTCGTCGGGCATCGACGTGCACTACAGCTCCGGTATCCCCAACCTGGCGTTCTACCTGCTCTCGCAGGGTGGCACGCACCCGCGTGGGAAGACCACGACGGTGGTGGCGGGCATCGGCATCGAGAAGGCCGCGCACATCTGGTACAAGGCCAACGCGGACATCCTCCAGGCCAACTCCGGCTTCGAGGCCTCCAAGATCGCCACGGAGCAGGCCGCGACGCAGCTCGGCTATGACGCCGCGACGATTGCGTCCGTGACCAACGCCTGGAAGGCCGTGGGCGTGGGCGTCCCCATCATCATCGAGAGCACCGAGGTGGTGAAGAACGTCCCCGTCACCGACATCGCCGGTGGCCGTGGTGAGCGCAAGTACTTCCACATCGAGGTCCCCGAGGGCGCGTACGACCTGAACTTCTCCATCTCCGGCGGCACGGGTGATGCGGACCTGCACGTTCGCTTCGGCAACCCCCCGACGACCACCACGTACGACTGCCGTCCGTACCGCAGCGGCAACGTGGAGAGCTGCGTGTTCCCGACTCCGAGCCAGGGCAAGTGGTACGCGATGCTCAACGGCTTCAGCCCGTACACGGGCGTGACGCTGACCGTCACCTGGAAGGGCGGCTTCATCCCCGTGGAGAGCGGCGTGGCGGTGAAGAACCTGTCCGGCGCGGCGGGCTCCTCCACCGTGTTCACCCTCCAGGTTCCGGAGCGCAAGCCCGGCACCGGCACCAACAGCCTCTTCGTCCAGACGGGCGAGGGCGAGGGCAACCCCGACGTGTACGTGAAGCTCGGCTCGGCTCCGACCAAGTCGGACTACGACTGCCGCAGCGTGAAGGAGCACATGTCGGAGGTGTGCAACCTCCACAACGTGCCGGCCGGCAAGTACTACATCGAGGTCTTCGGCGCGAAGGGTGGCTACGAGGGCATCGCGTTCATCGCGTCGCACAAGTAA
- a CDS encoding NADPH:quinone oxidoreductase family protein translates to MRALQMQRLDGPDGLMLVELPEPEAAEQVLIDVVAAGVSFPDLLLSRGQYQLKPPLPFVPGVEVAGTVRAAPAGCEVKPGDRVMAFSFGLGGFAEVAAIAPEMVFRIPERWSFEAAAGVVMNYHTAHFALHRRGRVKAGETVVVHGAAGGVGTACVQVARGAGARVIAVVSDERKAEVARKAGAHEVLLSTGAWMGQVKELTDGLGANVVVDPVGSDIFERSLKVLAPEGRLLVVGFAGGKIPEVAVNRLLLRNIDVVGVAWGGFLMHEPSLTRTIAKELEALAERGILDPVVGSVFPLEAGADALRELETRRATGKVVLRMRAG, encoded by the coding sequence ATGCGCGCACTGCAGATGCAGCGACTGGATGGACCGGACGGGCTCATGCTGGTGGAGCTTCCGGAGCCCGAGGCGGCGGAGCAGGTGCTCATCGACGTGGTGGCCGCGGGCGTGAGCTTTCCCGACCTGTTGCTGAGTCGAGGGCAATACCAGCTGAAGCCGCCGCTGCCCTTCGTGCCGGGTGTGGAGGTGGCTGGGACGGTGCGGGCCGCGCCCGCGGGCTGTGAGGTGAAGCCCGGAGACCGGGTGATGGCGTTCAGCTTCGGGCTGGGAGGCTTCGCGGAGGTGGCGGCCATCGCGCCGGAGATGGTCTTCCGCATCCCAGAGCGCTGGAGCTTCGAGGCAGCCGCGGGTGTGGTGATGAACTACCACACGGCCCACTTCGCGCTGCACCGCCGGGGGCGGGTGAAGGCGGGAGAGACGGTGGTGGTGCACGGCGCCGCGGGAGGAGTGGGGACGGCGTGTGTGCAGGTGGCGCGCGGTGCGGGGGCGCGGGTCATCGCGGTGGTGAGCGACGAGCGCAAGGCGGAGGTGGCCCGCAAGGCGGGGGCTCACGAGGTGCTGCTGTCCACGGGAGCGTGGATGGGCCAGGTCAAGGAGCTGACGGACGGACTGGGCGCCAACGTGGTGGTGGACCCGGTGGGCAGCGACATCTTCGAGCGGAGCCTCAAGGTCCTCGCGCCCGAGGGGCGGCTCCTGGTGGTGGGCTTCGCGGGAGGCAAGATTCCCGAGGTGGCCGTCAACCGGTTGCTGCTGCGCAACATCGACGTGGTGGGCGTGGCCTGGGGAGGGTTCCTGATGCATGAGCCCTCGCTGACGCGCACCATCGCGAAGGAGCTGGAGGCCCTGGCGGAGCGCGGCATCCTGGACCCGGTGGTGGGGAGCGTCTTCCCTCTGGAGGCGGGGGCGGATGCGCTGCGGGAGCTGGAGACGCGGCGTGCCACGGGCAAGGTGGTCCTGCGGATGCGCGCGGGGTGA
- a CDS encoding DNA glycosylase AlkZ-like family protein, producing MCRVVGFRQVAPTSGIGLVDFLSARWGLPPGSSPSVPPGHNRQKAPPSRGPPYFEVSRRGHVVNVLAVASTSRPSPTVLQPDEARRFLIGQHGLARPLHPPGARGARALLKALRCIQLDPLDVIGTNADLVALARVDGLARGDVYRHLLPGHAFEHFAKERCLLPASAFPYYRDHAVQAPWWRQEERLKRIPESVLHAVLEEVTRKGPSSSRDLTDHGTVKPLDWSGWKSTARATAMALDVLWTRCQVVVCGRGPGGKIYDIPRRALPRMADAAVKTPFQRWALLERVEAAGLLSRASGPHWSSLSDVRTASLPDTLLTEGVLEEVSVPGSPRRYLAPTGFREREFPEPDTRMRILGPLDPVLWDRGLVRVAFGFDYVWEVYKPAAQRQWGWYVCPLLHRGQLVGRLEARVREGELQVDNLWREKGVKLDDAALDEALARHAVACGAQLARRPRARVAA from the coding sequence ATGTGCCGGGTTGTGGGGTTCCGCCAGGTCGCGCCGACATCCGGCATCGGCCTCGTCGACTTCCTGAGTGCCCGTTGGGGGTTACCACCTGGCAGCAGCCCCTCCGTGCCGCCGGGACACAACCGCCAGAAAGCACCGCCGTCCCGAGGCCCCCCATACTTCGAGGTTTCTCGCCGCGGGCACGTTGTTAACGTCCTCGCCGTGGCTTCGACCTCGCGCCCCTCCCCTACCGTGCTTCAGCCCGACGAGGCACGGCGATTCCTCATCGGACAGCACGGCCTCGCGCGCCCCCTTCATCCTCCAGGCGCACGCGGTGCGCGCGCGCTCCTCAAGGCGCTGCGCTGCATCCAGCTCGACCCGCTGGATGTCATCGGCACCAACGCGGACCTCGTCGCCCTCGCGCGAGTGGACGGACTGGCGCGCGGGGACGTGTACCGACACCTCCTGCCCGGTCACGCCTTCGAGCACTTCGCCAAGGAGCGCTGCCTGCTCCCCGCGAGCGCCTTCCCGTACTACCGCGACCACGCCGTCCAGGCACCATGGTGGCGACAGGAGGAGCGACTCAAGCGCATCCCGGAGTCCGTCCTCCACGCGGTGCTCGAGGAAGTCACTCGCAAGGGCCCTTCGTCCTCCCGCGATCTGACGGACCACGGCACCGTGAAGCCCCTCGACTGGAGCGGATGGAAGAGCACCGCGCGCGCCACCGCCATGGCCCTGGATGTCCTCTGGACTCGCTGCCAGGTGGTCGTGTGCGGACGCGGCCCTGGAGGCAAAATCTATGACATCCCCCGTCGCGCCCTGCCCCGCATGGCCGACGCGGCCGTCAAGACCCCCTTCCAGCGATGGGCCCTCCTGGAGCGGGTGGAGGCCGCGGGCCTGCTGAGCCGCGCCAGCGGGCCCCACTGGTCCTCGCTGTCCGACGTGCGCACCGCGTCGCTCCCCGACACGCTCCTCACCGAGGGCGTCCTCGAGGAGGTGTCCGTGCCCGGCTCCCCCCGCCGCTACCTCGCCCCCACCGGCTTCCGCGAGCGCGAGTTCCCGGAGCCCGATACCCGCATGCGCATCCTCGGCCCCCTGGACCCGGTGCTCTGGGACCGGGGCCTGGTGCGCGTGGCCTTCGGCTTCGACTACGTGTGGGAGGTCTACAAGCCCGCCGCGCAGCGGCAGTGGGGCTGGTACGTGTGTCCCCTCCTCCACCGAGGCCAGCTCGTGGGACGGCTGGAAGCCCGCGTGCGTGAGGGCGAGCTCCAGGTCGACAACCTGTGGCGCGAGAAGGGCGTGAAGCTGGACGACGCGGCCCTGGATGAAGCACTCGCGCGACATGCGGTGGCCTGTGGCGCGCAGCTCGCTCGCCGCCCCCGGGCCCGCGTCGCGGCCTGA